Proteins encoded within one genomic window of Hevea brasiliensis isolate MT/VB/25A 57/8 chromosome 8, ASM3005281v1, whole genome shotgun sequence:
- the LOC110653515 gene encoding signal peptidase complex subunit 2 — MQEKKQEMATKNPKKANLLDHHSIKHILDESVSEIVTSRGYVEDFRMSNVRLFMGSIIIVIALVAQFYKKKFPENRDFLIGCIVLYVVFNGLLQLIIYTKEKNAILFTYPPKGSYTSTGLVVSSKLPRFSDDYTLSIASADPKSISAGKPVQFTRSVTQWFTKDGVLVEGLFWKDVEALIDDYAGEPKKNK, encoded by the exons ATGCAAGAAAAAAAGCAAGAGATGGCAACCAAGAACCCTAAGAAGGCCAATCTCTTAGATCACCACTCTATCAAGCACATTCTTGACGAGTCTGTCTCTGAG ATTGTTACCAGTCGCGGATATGTGGAAGATTTCAGGATGAGCAATGTAAGATTGTTTATGGGGAGTATTATCATAGTTATCGCGCTTGTTGCTCAGTTTTACAAGAAGAAGTTCCCTGAGAACAGGGACTTTTTGATCGGCTGTATCGTATT GTATGTAGTCTTCAATGGATTGTTGCAGCTGATTATATACACAAAAGAGAAGAACGCGATCCTGTTCACTTATCCTCCTAAG GGATCTTACACCAGCACTGGTTTGGTGGTCTCTTCCAAATTGCCTAGATTTTCTGATGACTACACACTTAGCATAGCAAGTGCAGATCCCAAATCAATTTCTGCAGGGAAACCAGTGCAGTTTACCAGGAGCGTCACCCaatg GTTCACCAAGGATGGAGTTTTAGTGGAAGGTTTGTTCTGGAAAGATGTTGAAGCTCTAATAGATGATTATGCAGGAGAACCAAAGAAGAACAAATAA